A genomic stretch from Xiphophorus maculatus strain JP 163 A chromosome 14, X_maculatus-5.0-male, whole genome shotgun sequence includes:
- the b3gat3 gene encoding galactosylgalactosylxylosylprotein 3-beta-glucuronosyltransferase 3 produces the protein MAARMKLKLKTVFVLYFMVSLMGLIYALMQLGQHCDCAEHDLPKDRAISRLQEELYRLQGQIRQLEKAKQPEKKQPPKSSLSTIFVITPTYARLVQKAELTRLSQTFLHVPQLHWILVEDSPRKTPLVSNFLMKSGLTYTHLNVPTAKERKLQEGDPSWLKPRGVEQRNEGLRWLREDRKTEPGDNGQQGVVYFADDDNTYSLQLFEEMRSTQRVSVWPVGLVGGMKFESPVVEGGKVVRFHTGWRPSRPFPMDMAGFAVSLRLVLANPDACFDGEAPMGFLESSLLKGLVTADELEPKADNCTKVLVWHTRTEKPKMKREEALQVQGLGSDPAVEV, from the exons ATGGCAGCGAGGATGAAGCTGAAGCTGAAGACTGTGTTTGTGCTGTACTTCATGGTTTCCCTGATGGGTCTCATCTATGCATTGATGCAGCTCG GCCAGCACTGCGACTGCGCAGAGCACGACCTGCCGAAAGACCGCGCCATATCCCgcctgcaggaggagctctACCGCCTCCAGGGCCAGATACGGCAGCTGGAGAAGGCGAAGCAACCAGAGAAGAAGCAGCCTCCTAAATCCTCGCTTTCCACCATCTTTGTCATCACCCCAACTTATGCCAG ACTGGTGCAGAAGGCCGAGCTGACCCGTCTGTCCCAGACTTTCCTTCACGTCCCTCAGCTGCATTGGATCCTGGTGGAGGACTCGCCACGCAAGACGCCACTCGTCTCCAACTTCCTGATGAAGAGCGGCCTGACCTACACGCATCTGAACGTTCCCACCGCAAAGGAGCGCAAACTGCAGGAG GGTGACCCCAGCTGGCTGAAACCCCGCGGCGTCGAGCAGAGAAATGAAGGACTACGGTGGCTCAGAGAAGACAGAAAGACTGAGCCGGGGGACAACGGTCAGCAGGGCGTGGTTTACTTCGCCGATGACGACAACACGTACAGCCTGCAGCTGTTCGAAGAG ATGAGGAGCACTCAGCGGGTTTCTGTGTGGCCCGTCGGGTTGGTTGGTGGGATGAAGTTTGAGAGCCCCGTGGTTGAAGGAGGAAAG GTGGTTCGCTTCCACACCGGCTGGCGGCCCAGTCGGCCGTTCCCGATGGACATGGCCGGCTTCGCGGTGTCCCTCCGATTGGTCCTGGCCAATCCGGACGCTTGCTTTGACGGCGAAGCACCAATGGGCTTCCTGGAAAGCAGCCTGCTTAAGGGTCTGGTGACAGCGGACGAGCTGGAGCCCAAAGCAGACAACTGCACTAAA GTGCTGGTGTGGCACACCCGGACAGAGAAGCCGAAGATGAAGAGGGAGGAGGCGCTGCAGGTTCAGGGGCTGGGCTCAGATCCCGCTGTGGAGGTCTGA
- the naa40 gene encoding N-alpha-acetyltransferase 40 isoform X2, with amino-acid sequence MDAVCAKVDAANKLDDPLAAFPAFKKYDRNGLNLQIECKRVTSLNPLAVEWAFELTRANMQTLYEQSEWGWKEREKREEMNDERAWYLLARDADSTPLAFSHFRFDVECGEEVLYCYEAQLESKVRRKGLGKFLIQILQLIANSTQMKKVMLTVFKHNHGAYQFFREALQFEIDETSPSMSGCCGDDCSYEILSRRTKHGEASAGHTHGGSHCGGCCH; translated from the exons ATGGACGCTGTGTGTGCAAAGGTGGACGCAGCCAATAAG CTTGACGATCCTCTGGCTGCTTTCCCAGCCTTCAAAAAGTACGACAGAAACGG GTTGAACCTGCAGATAGAGTGCAAGAGGGTGACGTCGCTCAACCCGCTGGCCGTGGAGTGGGCCTTCGAACTCACCAGAGCCAACATGCAGACGCT ATATGAGCAGAGCGAGTGGGGATGGAAGGAGAGGGAAAAGAGGGAGGAGATGAACGACGAGAGGGCGTGGTACCTGCTGGCCCGCGACGCAGACTCCACCCCCCTGGCCTTCTCCCACTTCCGATTCGACGTGGAGTGCGGGGAAGAGGTTTTATACTG CTACGAGGCGCAGCTGGAGAGCAAAGTGCGGAGGAAAGGGCTCGGAAAGTTCCTCATCCAGATACTGCAGCTCATCGCTAACAG TACGCAGATGAAGAAGGTCATGTTGACGGTCTTCAAGCACAACCACGGGGCTTACCAGTTCTTCAGAGAAGCTCTACA ATTTGAGATCGACGAAACCTCGCCGAGCATGTCCGGTTGCTGCGGCGACGACTGCTCCTACGAGATCCTGAGCAGACGGACCAAACACGGCGAGGCGTCCGCCGGCCACACCCACGGCGGCAGCCACTGCGGCGGCTGCTGCCACTGA
- the naa40 gene encoding N-alpha-acetyltransferase 40 isoform X1 yields the protein MGRKSNKAKEKKARRLEERAAMDAVCAKVDAANKLDDPLAAFPAFKKYDRNGLNLQIECKRVTSLNPLAVEWAFELTRANMQTLYEQSEWGWKEREKREEMNDERAWYLLARDADSTPLAFSHFRFDVECGEEVLYCYEAQLESKVRRKGLGKFLIQILQLIANSTQMKKVMLTVFKHNHGAYQFFREALQFEIDETSPSMSGCCGDDCSYEILSRRTKHGEASAGHTHGGSHCGGCCH from the exons atgggg aGGAAATCCAACAAAGCGAAGGAGAAGAAAGCCCGGCGTCTGGAGGAGAGGGCAGCGATGGACGCTGTGTGTGCAAAGGTGGACGCAGCCAATAAG CTTGACGATCCTCTGGCTGCTTTCCCAGCCTTCAAAAAGTACGACAGAAACGG GTTGAACCTGCAGATAGAGTGCAAGAGGGTGACGTCGCTCAACCCGCTGGCCGTGGAGTGGGCCTTCGAACTCACCAGAGCCAACATGCAGACGCT ATATGAGCAGAGCGAGTGGGGATGGAAGGAGAGGGAAAAGAGGGAGGAGATGAACGACGAGAGGGCGTGGTACCTGCTGGCCCGCGACGCAGACTCCACCCCCCTGGCCTTCTCCCACTTCCGATTCGACGTGGAGTGCGGGGAAGAGGTTTTATACTG CTACGAGGCGCAGCTGGAGAGCAAAGTGCGGAGGAAAGGGCTCGGAAAGTTCCTCATCCAGATACTGCAGCTCATCGCTAACAG TACGCAGATGAAGAAGGTCATGTTGACGGTCTTCAAGCACAACCACGGGGCTTACCAGTTCTTCAGAGAAGCTCTACA ATTTGAGATCGACGAAACCTCGCCGAGCATGTCCGGTTGCTGCGGCGACGACTGCTCCTACGAGATCCTGAGCAGACGGACCAAACACGGCGAGGCGTCCGCCGGCCACACCCACGGCGGCAGCCACTGCGGCGGCTGCTGCCACTGA